From the genome of Haloarcula sp. CBA1127, one region includes:
- a CDS encoding homing endonuclease associated repeat-containing protein — MSDDHTRSIDNMLSETLPDNPEEVSEETPAEQKEKMITLLKNAKEDLGRSPSLRQFNSLDLEVSGYVIESAFGTWNEAKREAGLEVYERGEGKHAITEINEQYFSKLDSSDKAYWLGTLIAYSSIQRGEGQVTFHVSRPVSKEHFVRGFSKAIESKYSIRRLSPAPDQEQERVETIISNRTFINNLLSAGYPDPEEQETEIPALDTSLRAPFVRGYLESGGYFTAGSGWGIPVDCEEGAERLQEWFESFGAKRPTIGQSYGNPCARVANIFDIKSVFEECWPQGVSTEPSYTPYPKKILKHLESEYPYPENVDYLSD, encoded by the coding sequence ATGTCTGATGACCATACCAGATCAATCGACAATATGCTGTCTGAGACGCTCCCTGATAATCCTGAAGAAGTTTCGGAAGAGACACCTGCCGAGCAGAAGGAGAAAATGATTACACTATTAAAAAATGCGAAAGAAGATCTAGGGCGGTCACCGTCGCTACGCCAATTCAATTCGCTAGACCTCGAAGTGTCCGGGTATGTTATAGAGAGTGCCTTTGGCACATGGAATGAGGCTAAGCGCGAAGCGGGGTTAGAGGTATATGAACGGGGTGAGGGGAAACACGCCATAACCGAGATCAACGAACAGTATTTCAGTAAATTAGACTCATCGGACAAAGCGTACTGGCTGGGAACGCTTATTGCATACTCATCAATCCAGCGTGGTGAGGGACAGGTTACCTTCCATGTGTCTCGGCCCGTAAGCAAGGAACACTTCGTTAGAGGGTTCTCCAAAGCTATTGAAAGCAAATACTCAATTCGACGCCTCAGCCCTGCACCCGATCAGGAACAAGAGAGAGTCGAGACAATCATTTCAAATCGCACATTTATTAATAATCTCCTCTCTGCTGGATATCCAGACCCAGAGGAGCAAGAGACTGAAATTCCAGCGTTGGATACCAGTCTTCGTGCGCCGTTTGTACGAGGATACCTAGAGTCAGGTGGGTACTTTACTGCTGGTAGTGGATGGGGTATCCCTGTTGACTGTGAGGAAGGTGCTGAGAGACTGCAAGAGTGGTTTGAATCGTTCGGGGCGAAGCGCCCTACTATCGGGCAATCATATGGCAATCCTTGTGCAAGGGTTGCTAATATATTTGATATTAAATCAGTATTTGAAGAGTGCTGGCCTCAAGGAGTTTCTACAGAACCATCTTACACCCCGTATCCAAAGAAGATTCTCAAGCACTTGGAATCGGAGTACCCATATCCAGAAAATGTTGACTACTTGTCTGATTAA